The DNA region ACTACCCACTAAGCAGCTTTATGGCTCCTGGATCTCAACAGCCTCCAGGTTCAATCAACTTAGAAAACCAAGCTCAGGGTGCTCAGAGTGCTCAGCCCTACTTCATCACATCTCCAGGAACCTCTGTTGTCAGTCAACTAGGTCAAAGAAATACACAAATGATAAATCCAAGCGTGGGAACAGCAGTAATAAACTTTAAAGAAGAAGCAAAGGCACTAGGGGTAAGTCTACTTACTCTCAgaattttaaattcacatttgcAAGGTCTTCTTATAAGTTATAGGAGAAGAGAATATCATCCAATTGCTAAAAAGTTCTGAATGTTATTCTGAAACTATCCCTTTTAGACAGAAATATTTAGTCTGCCTATAGACTTTCCCTTGAGTTCATTTCATTTTAGATCAAGCAAAAATATAACAGGAGACACAGGAGCCTCCCTAGCTGGAGGATTTGGTAATACTGACATGACGGAAGCTCTACTACATCTAGCTTGATCTCATTTCTTCAAAGGACTTTTTGGACAATCTCAATCCCGTCTCCGGATCGGTTACAAGTCGGGTATTTGCATAAAGGtgaatttacataaaaatgaacattGATGGCTGCCTCCAGAAAAGGAAACTACAAATGGGCAGTCTGGGAAAGGCTGAGTGTGAAAGAACTGGGGGACATTCCATCTGCTGTGCCTTTCTCGCCAATATCCTTAGAGATGCTACAGCTTAACTGTCACCTTACTTCTACAAAGGAGACTCTGAACTGACCACCTTGTTTCTGTAGGCATTGTAAAGACAAAAATGCCCTACTTGTAAGAAAATTCCACCTGCCTACGTAGAATTGTTACTCCCTTCGCTGTGCTTTCCAAATACCTCATTCATCCCGCTAGCACAATTCCACCAAATTATATGAAGTCTCTCCCTGTGAATAGCTCGAAATTCTCTGCTGGAGCATTCTATACATGAATGCTCATTATGTGCCAGAAAATCTTCTAGTCATCTTACTACCTATTTCAAGTTGTGATGTTTTAGGGAAGTAAAAATGAGCCTAAGTTCTCTTGCAGCAGCCTATTTACTAAGCTGTGGAAGTGGCCCTTCtgatcctcctcctcccagatagAGGAAATTCCCCACTTCTCATAAGCCAATGGGACAAATCCCCCCTACAGCCAACCCCACATAGGTGCTTGGAATATATCACCCAGTACAAAGCAGGTGCAATCTCTGCCTTTACAGAACTTTTGCCCTAGTGGGGGAAATCAGACTGTATACATAAGAAGGAAGTAAAGTACTTAGTATATTAGAAGGTGTCGAATGATATAGACAAAACAAAGAAGTGTAAAAGGGCTAAAAAGTACCAGACAGTGAGGAGGCAGCAATTTCAAGGCGGTCAGAATGGGCTTTCCTTAGAACATGACATTTGAGCAAAAATCTGAAGTTAGGAGTGAGCCCTGCAGATATCAGGGAAAGTGAAAACAACCAGTGTAAAAGTCTTTAGATGAAAATGTCTGTGATGTATTTGAAGAACAGGGAGGAGGCcaataaaatagaacagaatgAGGGATGGAGGGAGCAGTTGTCAGGAGGGCAGAGGAGCGGCAGAGGCCACAGCTGATGAGGCCTGCAGAGCAGAAGGCTTTGGCTTTGACTGAGTGGATGACGAACCACTGAAGCATGCTGCCTGGCACCGAAAAGGCGTgtgataaaaatactttaaaagactgtgaagttttgttttcaaaagctCCAGTTGGCAGAAGCTACTTCCTCTCTCTGAAGATTGTTATTTCTATACCATCAGCAGGCCCCAGGCATCACGACAGTGCAGGGGCCACAGGTGGCAGGACGTGGCACACCTGTACCAGTCAACTCAGACCTTAAAGTGCTTCTATGTCCACAAATGCAGACAAATTGTCCAAATTTTTAAGTCTGTCCTATAGGCAATTTTGATCAGTAAATGGTACAGCCAGGGCTGTAGGAGGAGAAATGAAGGCCAGTACAAATCCAGATCTAACTGTCCCTCATCAAGGTGACAGCAAGGATGAGGATGGGAAGTTTGTGGCCAGATGTCTAAATTGCTGCTCTAAAGAAGAGTTGTAAAAACCAAATATAAAGTCTAATACAGGAGTTCTTTAAGTGAGATAGGCTAAAGGAGGTCCATCATGCCTCTGAAGCTATATGCAAAAgtatggtatgtgtgtgtatggaggtGCAAGAATAATTTTTTAGGGAGAAAAGTTCATGGTTTTTATTGAAGTCTCAAGAAACTTTTAGCATTGTTTATaaaactgggtttttttttttcattttaattcaactTACTTGTGTTCAGTAgctttttattgaataaatacagCAGTCTTTGTATTTGCAGTCTTCCTGGATAGATAAGGTGTAAACatggggaaaaataaatgacaaagctACAGTCAACTTTTGGACCAATCTAGAAATGGTTATTCCTCAGAAATCTATCTTTATTTACAATGAAGGAAGGTTCAATAAGAGGTACAAGGAGCTAAAAGATGCATACCTTACTTTTAGTAATATATGATTGGTAAGAAGAATGGTAAGAAAATGATTGCACACctgcaactttttaaaagagaacaaTATCAATGAATACAAAATCAAATAACAAGGTGTGTTTTATGTCATGAGATGCAACagaaatttagaaagaaagaaaaaagactaatttGGTGTAATCAAGAGGACTTCATGGAAGAGGTAGAGCAGAGCTGAGCATGGGGGAAGACAGTACTGAACAGTTCAGACAGGCTCAGCAGTCAATGTGCTGCAGTAAATTCCCAGATCTGCCCGTCAggaattgtgtgaccttggatacaAGGTCTCACATGTCTTTATGTCTCTGGGACTCAATCCAGTTGTGGGAGGACTACATGAAACAATAAATGTAAAGTGTTCAGAACATGACTAAGCACATAATTCATGCCTTATAAATGGTTTTATCTTCACCAATCCCTTTACCCATAACTGGGATGACCCAAGCAGAGAACTGATTCATCTGAAAAAGCAACTACTGACATCAcagttaaagtattttttttctaatagtctTTTAGAGGCCTTCAGAGACACTAATGCATGATTAAGCAGCTGTACTTTCTGAAGAATTCTTCTTGGGCCACCACAGTAAGTCTCCCCAAATACCTCAAAACAAGGCGTCTCACTAAGGGCCCTGCACTGCAGTTATTCTAGTGTATGTCAGAATCTTCATGGCCCACCTCCTGCTTCAGATGCGTGCCTGAATGACAACCATGGATCTCAGCAAAATTGACAATCAATAAGCAGGGGCAGCAATGACCGTAACGTTTCACACGTCTGAAAGTgaagaagtaattttaaaatggttgttttcttttttcaggtaATCCAGATCATGGTTGGATTGATGCACCTTGGTTTTggaattattttgtgtttaataGTATTCCCTTATGGAAGAGTATACCGTTTTGCCTCTACTGCTGTTATTAGTGGATACCCATTCTGGGGTGGCCTTTCTGTGAGTAGATTGCTAGAACACCACACCTTCTTGGTTTATAAAGTATTGATATCTCCAGCCAATTCACAACTCATTTCTTGATAAAGCCCTACATCTGAGGGCTGgagaatttagaaaaattaacagCTCTGAATGAGCATAAAAAAATCGGGAACTTGTTCACCATTTTAAATAGGAGCTTATTCCATTCTTTAAAACGTAATCATGTAACCAGCAAGCCAAAGTTTTGGTTTCCTACTCCATTTGAGATGGAAATGTATGTATtggttggagagagagagaaaaaaaaggtgattggaaacatgattaaaaatatgcaagtcaggcatagtggtgtgtgattgtagtcccagctacttgggaggctgaggccagggaaTTGCTTCAGTTCAAGagattgaggccagcctgagcaatatagtgagacccaatctccaaaaaaatatttttaattaaaaaaaagcaattgaTTATGAGAAGGGATGGAGTGTAAGCCTCAGAACAAGGAATGCTTAGACATTATGAGTTCTTCATAGGCcagaaattaaggagaaaacaataaaaaagaagtcaAGGACACATGCCTGAGAGTTACTCCAGAAAATTCAGAAGTGCAAGAGAAAATTTCGAGAAGGAAGCTAGATGAACATAAATAGACCAACCTTTCGTATAAAGAGAAACTCCCAACCACAACCAGTTAACctatttctcaaataaatttgTCCATTTCCACAGTTCATTATCTCTGGCTCTCTCACTGTGTCAGTATCCAAGAAGCTTTCCTCCTGTCTGGTAAGTTAGACTGTTTCTGCTTTTTGAACCCCTTTAAAGATTAGCTTAACACATTGGGGAGGAATATGGAAAAGCTGGATTTGGGAAATGCAAAAGAGAGCACCTTTcccaaaaaaaaatctattggttGCCTCATGTTCTGAGCACTGGGGTAGGAGAGTGGTCCACACAGTTTGCCACTAAGAAATGGCAGAGTTCCACATCCTGACTCTTGAACTGACAAGGGTGAGAAGTAGTAAAGATCAGGGTTGTTTAAGCTTTAACCTGAAAGCTCCCTGGTTCAGTCAGGTCACACTCTATTATGGGAAGTCCAAAGGAGAATCCAGGAGCAAGGAAATACCTACTAGCCACATCAGTTACCAAGTCTCTACTGTTAATTTGCCACTTCTCAGCTctgtcttgtatttttattttcatatttttgcgtCTTTCCTACTCTTACACAGATTGGGTGTGTGTTTTACAATTCTTTAAATTGCCATTAAATGAATCTAGCCTGTTTCATAAGAAGAGTTTATAAAAATGATCAGTAAGATGGGACCTTGAGTTCTGTTGGTCACAGCACCCCACCTATTGCAATTTCCTGGTCTACTATTGAaccaggaaaaagaaagggaTTTACCAAGAATTAGAGTCAACTAGAGCAGAGGTGGTGTCAAAATTATATGTAATCCAGCACAAGAGGGAAGAACGGGGAAAGAGGAACATAGGATTGTGTAGCTCTTGCTCTTCCAgacaaaacaagaataaaataattaaatcaaattaaaataaaataaaaataagcctaATTCTGATTAACCACTCCTGTTGCagtccaaaaacaaaataaagcaccctttctctgcatcctttaAGGATCCTTCCCTCTAATTGAGATTGTCCAAGCATAGATTCCATCCTCTTAGAGGAGACAGCCACTGACACTTACCTAAGACAATTTTTCTAAGAGCTTTCAGAGGCCTTCAGGAGGCTCTCAGGCATGCTGCAGCACAAGCACATTCTAAAGAACTCGACTATGCCACCCCTAGCAAGTCAGCTGCGGACTTGGTTTCACaattattcttctgcatgttaaAATCCTATTGTAGAAACTGGGGAAAGATTTGTAGTCACCCATACACCTCTGCCCACAAAAGCTGAAAGAGTTTCTCCTTCTAAATTTGGGGGTGCATATTTAGTCCCTAGAGAGACTTAGGGTTTTCATTAATTCCTAAACTTTTCAGCAAAAATGTTGTGTCTAAATACTTTGCCATCTATAAAAAGCAGATGCTATCATACCACCTCATACAAAAGCTGTAAGAGTTAAGtgagataatttaaataatttaacacaGTGTCTGCCACAGAAAAATGCTCATTAGAAGTTTTTcgttttttataaagaaaatacagttgtTATTGTGCATGAGGCTTTTGGTAAAATACAATAGATGAGTGCCTGCTTTatatgatttacatttttctacagCTTTTTAGAAGTACCCTACATCTAGGCTGCATACAGAATAATGTTTATGGTAATTACCCAGAAGGGCAGAAAACAGAATAATTTCAActtgaaaatttgttttgaaaGTTCAAAAATTAAGAACCATGAAATCTGATTgattcttatttcacttaacttcAGTGATCCtgtatataattgatttttgcCTGCCATCTCCATTAGGTGAAAGGCAGCCTGGGAATGAACATTGTTAGTTCTATCTTTGCCTTCCTTGGAGTGATTCTGCTGGTGGTGGATACGTGCATCCATGGGTTATATCCCCCAGACTACTGGGCCATCGTAAGTATCCCATAATCCACCAGCCTGGTCCCGTAAAGTGGGTCTATGTTTTATCTCTTAATACGGTACACCAGCTCtagtgaaaattttttttctattctagccCCACCCCTAGTCATATGATCTCTAGGACCATAGAATAAAGTGAGAGGGTTACCTCTACAGATAGACCGAGGCTTAAAGGACATCCTTTATTGGCCCATCTCACTGTCAATCACATGAACAATGGGGAAGGGCTTCTAAAATTGtccaaaaattattttcccaacaTTTGAAATTCTATATAAACAAGGTAGTCAAGCTATTGAGTGTTTTTTGTTAAACTTCAGAGTAAAGTATGAAGTGAGAGGTAAATGACAGGGATAAGAACATCCGACTTTTACAGAGAAACCCAAGGAATGAAGCAATCAAAAAATGAAGCACAGGCCTCTGAATGTGCTCAAAACAGGATCACACATTCATTAGCCTTGTACAGCCAAGCATGGACTCTGACCTTAGGAGGAAATGGGTGGCCCGAGGGCAGGAATGCTTACCATCTGTAAGGAATGGAGAAACATGGTATAAAATGAGGTTGGACTGGAAGCTGTCATCCTACCTCAATGGCCACGTTAACAAGTTTGGTCTTCATTCTGTGAGCAATGGAAAACCACAGAAGAGTGGTTTTAtaggttttgttttactttatgttggggttggttttgcttttgcttttcagtttACAAAAAGCAGAGTTTATTAAATTACTGTGGGCTACATATATCTTAAGAAAGACAGAATTACTTCCTTATATATCTAGAACATAGTAACATTAAGACAATATTACaatattttgaacaaataaaCACAGTAACATTTCCCTTATCAGTTCACTCAGTACTGTGTAAGCAATTCTGTTCTACTGGATCTCAGAGTGGCAGGCTTATGAAGCCATCTGCTTCTCAACTAAAGGGTTCTGAAATCCTGACTCCAGCCATTGGTATAATCTGAAAGTTGTCTAAGCACTCCCATCAGATGCCTGTCCCCTAGAGTATGTTCTTTGAAGTGTCAATAGTTGGAATTGCTGGCACACTCCTTTTCCACCAAGTTCTGAGACAATCCTTCTTTGTTAAAAACGTAGAAGAGTTTTAGACCGGGAATTTGAATGATCACTTTTGTGCTTGCAAAGGACAACACTGTTTGCAGTGTAAGGAAAACCTTATATAAGAAGGTGTATtcgtttgttttcacactgctgataaagaaataccaaagactgggaagaaaaaggggTTTAATGAGCTTagagttccatatggctggggaggcctcacaatcatggtagaaggcaaggagaagcaagtcatgtcttatagGGATGGGGGCAGGCAAAAAAaacagagcttgtgcagggaaactcctgttttttaaaaccattggatctcatgagacccattcactatcacaagaatagcatgggaaagacccacccccataattcaatcatctcccaccaggttcctcccacaacaagtgggaattatgggagctacaagatgagatttgggtggggacacagagccaaaccatatcaggaggcaaaaaaaagatgagaaagctTCTTGGTAAATAAGGCAGagtgaagcaaaaacaaaattcatcCTCCAAAATACCAAaccaaagaacaaaaattattcaaaaaaaaacagctttcaaACTGGCATCCAAGTAGAGAAAAGAATCATTCTGATGCTACTCAAAGTAGCTGAAAAAAAGCACAGCTTTTAGACCTCGCTCTTGTTTCCCTA from Rhinopithecus roxellana isolate Shanxi Qingling chromosome 15, ASM756505v1, whole genome shotgun sequence includes:
- the MS4A12 gene encoding membrane-spanning 4-domains subfamily A member 12 isoform X1 — translated: MMSSKPTSHAGVYETTPNPYYPLSSFMAPGSQQPPGSINLENQAQGAQSAQPYFITSPGTSVVSQLGQRNTQMINPSVGTAVINFKEEAKALGVIQIMVGLMHLGFGIILCLIVFPYGRVYRFASTAVISGYPFWGGLSFIISGSLTVSVSKKLSSCLVKGSLGMNIVSSIFAFLGVILLVVDTCIHGLYPPDYWAILSGKGISAMLIIFSLLEVCTACATAYFANQANTTINMPVLVIPNMYENNPVTPASSSAPPRCNNYSN
- the MS4A12 gene encoding membrane-spanning 4-domains subfamily A member 12 isoform X2, whose translation is MMSSKPTSHAGVYETTPNPYYPLSSFMAPGSQQPPGSINLENQAQGAQSAQPYFITSPGTSVVSQLGQRNTQMINPSVGTAVINFKEEAKALGFIISGSLTVSVSKKLSSCLVKGSLGMNIVSSIFAFLGVILLVVDTCIHGLYPPDYWAILSGKGISAMLIIFSLLEVCTACATAYFANQANTTINMPVLVIPNMYENNPVTPASSSAPPRCNNYSN